A genomic region of Lates calcarifer isolate ASB-BC8 linkage group LG9, TLL_Latcal_v3, whole genome shotgun sequence contains the following coding sequences:
- the zgc:73226 gene encoding BCL2/adenovirus E1B 19 kDa protein-interacting protein 3, with protein sequence MSLSGSQTPEDGLYGSWVELEELIAAVSRRESLTGPQDSISSTLQGELERILLEAQLECERSRDSPPQAVTPQSTGSPRPTSDQDSDCVTIQEEGERRVDTDWVWDWSSRPENMPPKEFVFQHPKQQGSLSVRKTEVMKRGIFSSDVLLILVPSLLASHLLTLGVGIYIGKRLAASTTSTL encoded by the exons ATGTCTCTGTCCGGCTCGCAGACGCCAGAGGACGGACTCTACG GCTCCtgggtggagctggaggagctgattGCAGCCGTGAGCCGCAGGGAGAGTCTGACAGGGCCGCAGGACAGCATCTCCTCCACCCTGCAGGGGGAGCTGGAGAGGATCCTTCTGGAGGCGCAGCTTGAGTGTGAGAGGAGTAGAGACAG TCCCCCACAGGCGGTGACTCCACAGTCCACTGGTTCCCCAAGACCCACTAGTGATCAAGACAGTGACTGTGTCACCATACAG GAGGAAGGTGAGCGGCGAGTGGACACGGACTGGGTGTGGGATTGGTCCAGTAGACCTGAAAATATGCCACCAAA agagTTTGTGTTTCAGCACCCCAAGCAGCAGGGCTCCCTCAGCGTTAGGAAGACAGAGGTGATGAAGAGAGGAATCTTCTCCTCCGATGTTCTCCTCATCCTTGTTCCCTCGCTGCTGGCTTCACACCTGCTCACACTCGGAGTCGG gaTCTACATAGGAAAGCGATTGGCTGCTTCCACAACTAGCACGCTGTGA